In Sulfitobacter sp. OXR-159, one DNA window encodes the following:
- a CDS encoding H-NS family nucleoid-associated regulatory protein produces MEKDLKSMSRKELEKLLSDVKKALQAAQARERRAARKAAEKAAAEYGFSLNELADEQPAPKKAKKPRKAAAGPKSKPQFSNPEDPSQTWTGKGRQPNWFRAQVENGADPETMRI; encoded by the coding sequence ATGGAAAAAGACCTGAAATCCATGAGCCGCAAGGAATTGGAGAAACTTCTGTCGGATGTCAAAAAGGCATTGCAGGCCGCGCAGGCCCGCGAACGCCGGGCGGCACGCAAGGCGGCCGAAAAGGCAGCGGCGGAATATGGCTTTTCCCTGAATGAGTTAGCTGATGAACAGCCCGCGCCCAAAAAGGCAAAGAAACCGCGCAAAGCGGCTGCGGGCCCGAAATCGAAACCGCAGTTTTCCAACCCCGAAGACCCGTCCCAGACTTGGACCGGAAAGGGCCGTCAGCCGAATTGGTTTCGCGCCCAAGTAGAGAATGGTGCCGATCCGGAAACGATGCGGATTTAA
- the deoD gene encoding purine-nucleoside phosphorylase, with protein sequence MTVHIGAKPGDIAETVLMPGDPYRAKWAAETFLEGAELVNEVRGMLGFTGTWRGNRVTIQGSGMGMPSLSIYANELMTEYGAQTLIRIGSCGGMQSHVGIRDVIIAMTASTITSPSSGIFRELNYAPCADWGLLRAAVQAAEKLEAKTHVGGIYSSDVFYAERPDLDEQMVRHGILGVEMEAAELYTLAARHKRRALAVLTVSDHLQTGEALPSEDREKSFGDMVEIALEAAFA encoded by the coding sequence ATGACCGTCCATATTGGCGCGAAACCCGGCGATATCGCCGAAACCGTATTGATGCCCGGCGACCCCTACCGCGCGAAATGGGCGGCAGAGACCTTTTTGGAAGGGGCCGAACTGGTCAACGAAGTGCGCGGCATGCTGGGCTTCACCGGCACATGGCGCGGCAACCGCGTCACAATCCAAGGCTCCGGCATGGGCATGCCCTCGCTGTCGATCTACGCCAATGAGCTGATGACGGAATATGGCGCGCAAACTCTGATTCGCATCGGCTCTTGTGGGGGGATGCAGAGCCATGTCGGCATTCGCGATGTTATCATCGCGATGACCGCCAGCACCATCACCTCGCCCTCCTCCGGTATTTTCCGCGAATTAAACTACGCCCCCTGCGCCGATTGGGGCCTGCTGCGTGCCGCCGTGCAAGCGGCCGAGAAGCTGGAGGCGAAAACCCATGTCGGCGGGATCTATTCTTCGGACGTCTTTTATGCCGAACGCCCCGATCTGGACGAGCAGATGGTGCGCCACGGTATTCTGGGTGTCGAGATGGAAGCGGCGGAGCTTTACACGCTGGCCGCGCGGCACAAGCGCCGGGCACTGGCGGTCTTGACCGTGAGCGACCATTTGCAGACCGGTGAGGCGCTGCCGTCGGAAGACCGGGAGAAAAGCTTTGGTGATATGGTTGAGATTGCGCTGGAAGCGGCCTTTGCCTGA
- a CDS encoding FAD-binding dehydrogenase — protein sequence MGSETFNADVIVVGAGLAGMVAAHEAVLRGRRVLLLDQEGPQSLGGQAFWSLGGLFMVDTPEQRRMGIRDSAELAYRDWMGSAQFDRPEDANPRALAAGFLEWAAGDMRNWLQGFGMRWFPVVGWAERGGAGAEGHGNSVPRFHITWGTGTGVVAPFARLMQEHAAAGKLRLAFRHRVTRLNVTNGAVTGVAGDVLDDSSAPRGHSTSRSIKADFEHSAEAVILTTGGIGANHDLVRKHWPTDRLGLAPRQMVSGVPDYVDGKMHAIAAKAGAGLINEDRMWHYCEGVQNWDPIWPNHGIRILPGPSSMWFDAAGNRMEAPCLPGFDTLSTLRRILQAGEHSWFILTQKIIEKEFALSGSEQNPDLTSGSWREVLKARLGKGATAAVEAFKDKGADFIVADDLDTLVTRMNALTPDAPVRPDLIRAQIEARDGQLDNPFAKDAQITAIRGARAYRGDRLIRTAKPHAILDPANGPLIAVRLNILTRKSLGGLHSDLQGRVLTPEGTVLPGLFAAGEVCGFGGGGYHGYNALEGTFLGGCLYSGRLAGQNA from the coding sequence ATGGGCAGTGAGACTTTCAACGCAGATGTGATCGTGGTCGGCGCAGGCTTGGCTGGCATGGTGGCCGCTCACGAAGCGGTGCTGCGCGGGCGCCGGGTTCTGCTGCTGGATCAGGAAGGGCCACAAAGCCTTGGCGGACAGGCGTTCTGGTCGCTTGGCGGGCTCTTCATGGTCGACACGCCCGAGCAGCGCCGCATGGGCATCCGCGACAGCGCGGAACTGGCTTATCGCGATTGGATGGGGTCCGCGCAATTCGACCGACCCGAAGACGCCAATCCCCGTGCGCTGGCAGCGGGTTTCCTCGAATGGGCCGCGGGCGACATGCGCAACTGGCTCCAAGGTTTCGGCATGCGCTGGTTCCCGGTCGTCGGCTGGGCCGAACGCGGTGGGGCAGGGGCAGAGGGCCACGGCAACTCCGTCCCGCGCTTCCACATCACATGGGGCACCGGTACCGGCGTCGTCGCCCCCTTTGCGCGGCTCATGCAGGAACATGCGGCCGCGGGCAAGCTGCGCCTTGCCTTCCGCCACCGGGTCACGCGGCTGAACGTGACCAATGGCGCCGTGACGGGCGTCGCGGGGGATGTCCTGGACGACAGCAGCGCCCCACGCGGCCACAGCACCTCGCGCTCCATCAAGGCCGATTTCGAACACAGCGCCGAAGCGGTGATCCTCACCACCGGCGGCATCGGCGCGAACCATGATTTGGTGCGAAAACACTGGCCAACCGACCGCCTCGGCCTCGCGCCGCGCCAGATGGTCAGCGGCGTGCCCGACTACGTCGATGGCAAAATGCACGCCATCGCCGCAAAAGCCGGGGCAGGGCTGATCAACGAAGACCGCATGTGGCACTATTGCGAAGGCGTCCAGAACTGGGACCCGATCTGGCCAAACCACGGCATCCGCATCCTGCCCGGCCCCTCGTCGATGTGGTTCGACGCCGCGGGCAACCGGATGGAGGCCCCCTGCCTGCCCGGTTTCGACACGCTCTCAACCCTGCGCCGCATCCTGCAAGCGGGTGAGCACAGCTGGTTCATCCTCACACAAAAGATCATCGAAAAAGAATTCGCCCTCTCGGGCTCTGAACAGAACCCCGACCTCACCTCTGGCAGCTGGCGCGAGGTGCTCAAAGCCCGCCTCGGCAAAGGCGCCACCGCCGCAGTAGAGGCATTCAAGGACAAGGGCGCAGACTTTATCGTCGCTGACGACCTCGACACCCTCGTCACCCGGATGAACGCGCTCACCCCCGACGCGCCCGTCCGCCCTGACCTCATCCGCGCCCAGATCGAAGCCCGCGACGGTCAACTGGACAACCCCTTTGCAAAAGATGCCCAGATCACCGCAATCCGCGGAGCCCGCGCCTACCGCGGCGACCGGCTGATCCGGACTGCCAAACCTCACGCTATCCTCGACCCTGCCAACGGCCCGCTGATCGCCGTGCGCCTCAACATCCTCACCCGGAAATCCCTCGGCGGGCTGCACAGCGATCTCCAAGGCCGCGTGCTCACCCCCGAAGGCACGGTCCTGCCCGGCCTCTTCGCCGCCGGGGAGGTCTGCGGCTTTGGCGGCGGCGGCTACCACGGCTACAACGCCCTCGAAGGCACCTTTCTGGGCGGCTGCCTCTACTCCGGGCGCCTCGCCGGTCAAAACGCCTGA